A part of Oncorhynchus kisutch isolate 150728-3 linkage group LG2, Okis_V2, whole genome shotgun sequence genomic DNA contains:
- the LOC109904032 gene encoding G-protein coupled receptor 183 has translation MSTNISVDPVDLNTSDTNQMCDVFVYQKAALIIFPIFYSLVFLISVCGNCLVLYVTCQKKQKFNSTSVYLVNLAVSDALFTLALPGRVTYYIRQFDWPFGDLLCRLATMLFFSNTYSGIAFMTCISLDRYLAMVHPHRLQYLRSVKVVRAVCCLVWLLVCLETAPLLFRTMLHDHRGRRTCMEYFTFEGTRSTPYLLFLACTVSFCLPLLVIIVCYTRINLKLSRTAKQNPLTGRLGRSQRANNIILLILLTFVLCFSPYHLNIMQFMLRKMLGQPKCDEMRTFKASLQVTVSMMNLNCCLDPVIYFFAIKTYKQRVMSLFKGYLSTPAPFSKTATDNSSSNT, from the exons ATGTCTACCAACATCTCTGTGGACCCGGTGGATTTAAACACCTCTGACACCAACCAGATGTGTGACGTCTTTGTCTACCAGAAAGCTGCCTTGATCATCTTCCCAATCTTCTACTCTCTGGTGTTCCTCATCAGTGTATGTGGCAACTGCCTTGTCCTGTATGTGACCTGTCAGAAGAAGCAGAAGTTCAACTCCACGTCTGTTTACCTGGTCAACCTGGCTGTGTCTGATGCATTGTTCACATTGGCACTGCCAGGGAGAGTCACTTACTACATCAGACAGTTTGACTGGCCCTTTGGGGATTTGCTCTGCAGGCTGGCTACTATGTTGTTCTTTTCAAACACATACTcag GAATTGCCTTCATGACATGTATCAGTCTAGACCGGTACCTGGCCATGGTCCACCCCCACCGGCTACAGTACCTGCGGAGTGTCAAAGTGGTGCGAGCGGTCTGCTGCCTCGTCTGGCTACTGGTGTGCCTGGAAACCGCCCCCCTGCTCTTCCGTACCATGCTCCATGACCACAGAGGCCGACGAACCTGCATGGAGTACTTCACCTTTGAGGGTACTCGCTCCACCCCTTATCTTCTCTTCCTGGCCTGTACGGTTTCCTTCTGTCTCCCCCTACTGGTCATCATTGTGTGTTACACCCGGATCAATCTCAAACTGAGTCGCACGGCCAAACAGAACCCACTGACGGGCCGCTTGGGTCGTAGCCAAAGAGCCAACAAtatcatcctcctcatcctcctcacctTCGTCCTGTGCTTCAGCCCCTACCACCTCAACATCATGCAGTTCATGCTGAGGAAGATGCTGGGCCAGCCCAAGTGTGACGAGATGCGGACATTCAAGGCTTCCCTACAG GTGACTGTCTCCATGATGAACCTTAACTGTTGTCTGGACCCTGTCATCTACTTCTTTGCCATTAAGACGTACAAGCAGAGGGTGATGAGTCTGTTCAAGGGCTACCTTTCTACCCCTGCTCCTTTCTCCAAAACTGCCACcgacaacagcagcagcaacacctAA